The following are from one region of the bacterium genome:
- a CDS encoding GIY-YIG nuclease family protein — translation MKSYYVYILASKRNGTLYVGVTENLVRRSYQHKSDVNDGFTKKYGVHKLVYFEEFQNINDAILREKRIKKWNRQWKLELIEKMNPGWKDLYWDIVG, via the coding sequence ATGAAATCGTATTACGTTTATATACTTGCCAGTAAAAGAAACGGAACACTGTACGTTGGCGTAACTGAGAATCTAGTGAGGCGAAGCTATCAGCATAAAAGCGATGTGAATGACGGTTTTACAAAGAAATATGGCGTGCACAAGTTGGTATATTTTGAGGAATTTCAGAATATCAATGATGCAATTTTACGGGAGAAGCGAATTAAAAAATGGAACCGGCAATGGAAGTTGGAATTAATTGAAAAAATGAATCCGGGTTGGAAGGATTTGTATTGGGATATTGTGGGATGA